The following are encoded in a window of Pseudomonas sp. JQ170C genomic DNA:
- the leuB gene encoding 3-isopropylmalate dehydrogenase: MSKQILILPGDGIGPEIMAEAVKVLELANDKFQLGFSLSHDVIGGAAIDKHGVPLADETLERARQADAVLLGAVGGPKWDKIERDIRPERGLLKIRSQLGLFANLRPAILYPQLADASSLKPEIVAGLDILIVRELTGGIYFGAPRGTRELEGGERQSYDTLPYSESEIRRIARVGFDMARVRGKKLCSVDKANVLASSQLWREIVEEVAKDYPDVELSHMYVDNAAMQLVRAPKQFDVMVTDNMFGDILSDEASMLTGSIGMLPSASLDANNKGMYEPCHGSAPDIAGQGIANPLATILSVSMMLRYSFNQQAAAEAIEQAVSQVLDQGLRTGDIWSAGCSKVGTQEMGDAVVAALRNL, translated from the coding sequence ATGAGCAAACAGATTCTGATTCTCCCAGGTGATGGCATTGGTCCGGAAATCATGGCCGAGGCGGTCAAGGTACTGGAGCTGGCCAACGACAAGTTCCAGCTGGGCTTCAGCCTTTCCCACGACGTGATCGGCGGCGCTGCCATCGACAAGCACGGCGTGCCGCTGGCTGACGAAACCCTGGAGCGTGCGCGCCAGGCCGACGCCGTGCTGCTGGGCGCCGTGGGTGGTCCGAAGTGGGACAAGATCGAGCGCGATATTCGTCCTGAGCGCGGCCTGCTGAAAATTCGTTCGCAACTGGGTCTGTTCGCCAACCTGCGTCCGGCGATTCTCTACCCGCAATTGGCCGATGCCTCCTCGCTCAAGCCGGAAATCGTCGCTGGCCTGGATATCCTCATTGTCCGTGAGCTGACCGGCGGCATTTACTTCGGTGCTCCACGTGGCACCCGTGAGCTGGAAGGCGGCGAGCGCCAGTCCTACGACACGCTGCCGTACAGCGAGAGCGAAATCCGTCGCATTGCCCGCGTCGGCTTCGACATGGCTCGTGTGCGCGGCAAGAAACTGTGCTCGGTGGACAAGGCCAACGTCCTGGCGTCCAGCCAGCTGTGGCGCGAAATCGTCGAGGAAGTGGCCAAGGACTACCCGGATGTGGAGCTGTCCCACATGTACGTCGACAACGCCGCCATGCAACTGGTGCGTGCGCCCAAGCAGTTCGACGTGATGGTCACCGACAACATGTTCGGTGACATCCTGTCGGATGAAGCTTCCATGCTCACCGGCTCCATTGGCATGCTGCCGTCAGCCTCGCTGGACGCCAACAACAAGGGCATGTACGAGCCATGCCACGGTTCGGCACCAGACATCGCCGGCCAAGGCATCGCCAACCCGCTGGCAACCATTTTGTCGGTGTCGATGATGCTGCGTTACAGCTTCAATCAGCAGGCGGCTGCCGAAGCAATCGAACAGGCCGTCAGCCAGGTGCTGGATCAGGGGCTGCGCACGGGCGACATCTGGTCGGCCGGTTGCAGCAAAGTGGGTACGCAGGAAATGGGCGACGCAGTAGTCGCAGCGCTGCGGAATCTGTAA